The sequence CATCCGACGATCGGCCCGATCAACGCCCTACTTGGCGAGATCGGCGTGCACGGTCCGAACTGGCTCGGCTCGTCGGCAACAGCGCTCTATAGCCTGTCTATCATCGGCGTCTGGCAATCCGTCGGCTTCAACATGGTGCTGTTTCTCGCCGGCCTTACCGCCATTCCGCGAGAACTCTACGCGGCGGCTGAAGTCGACGGCGCGAAATCGGCATGGGACCGCTTCTGGCTCGTCACCTGGCCGATGCTCGGGCCGACGACGCTCTTCGTGACCACGATCAGCATCATCAATGCGGTGAAAGTGTTCGACACGGTGAAGGCCCTGACCGACGGCGGCCCGAACCATGCGTCCGAGGTGCTGCTTTTCACCATCTACCAGGAAGGCTTCGTCTATCTCCGGGTCGGCTATGCCTCGGCGATGACGACGGTGTTCCTCGCCATCCTCGTGGTGCTGACCTTCCTGCAATATCGCGTCCAAGACCGGCAGGTGCATTACACATGACCCCGACAGGCTTCACTCCTGGCCGCATCCTGCGCCTCTCGCTGCTGATCCTGGGCTCACTCATCTTCCTCGCGCCCTACATCTTCATGATCTCAACCGCCGGCAAGGCGCAGGACGATATCTTCACCTCGGCCCTGAAGCTGATCCCGACGCATTTCTTCTACGTCGAGAACATCGCCAAGGCGCTTAGCAAGGTTTCGATGGGCACGCTGTTGTTCAACGGCGTCCTCGTCTGCGGCCTGATCTTCTTCTTCCAGGTGCTGATCGCCATTCCCTGCGCCTATGCCATGGCGAAGCTGAAGTTCCCGGCGGCGCGCACCATGATGGTGCTGGTGATGCTCGGCCTGCTGGTCCCGATCCATGCGACGGCGCTGCCGCTCTATGTCGGCTTCAACAGCCTGTCGCTCCTGAACAGCTATACGGCTCTCGTCGCACCCTTCTCGATCTCGGTCTTTGCGATCTTCATGTTCCTGCAGTTCTTCCGTTCCATGCCCGATGATCTGATCCATGCCGCGCGCCTCGACGGCATGTCGGAAATCGGCATCGTCGCCCGTGTCATCGTACCGAATGCTTGGCCGGCAGTCACCGCTTTTGCGATCTTCTCGGTCGTCGCGCACTGGAACGACCT comes from Rhizobium tropici CIAT 899 and encodes:
- a CDS encoding carbohydrate ABC transporter permease, producing MASIAATSLPMRAAAARERSEARTALLFALPAIILIVLFIIVPIIAVVVLGFTDFQLGDKSLRFVAFENYAHLLRDRAFVKSLWNTATYTAIVAPVSIALGLGVALLIESEGIGRSFFRTAYFLPVASLIVAMATVWQYLFHPTIGPINALLGEIGVHGPNWLGSSATALYSLSIIGVWQSVGFNMVLFLAGLTAIPRELYAAAEVDGAKSAWDRFWLVTWPMLGPTTLFVTTISIINAVKVFDTVKALTDGGPNHASEVLLFTIYQEGFVYLRVGYASAMTTVFLAILVVLTFLQYRVQDRQVHYT
- a CDS encoding carbohydrate ABC transporter permease produces the protein MTPTGFTPGRILRLSLLILGSLIFLAPYIFMISTAGKAQDDIFTSALKLIPTHFFYVENIAKALSKVSMGTLLFNGVLVCGLIFFFQVLIAIPCAYAMAKLKFPAARTMMVLVMLGLLVPIHATALPLYVGFNSLSLLNSYTALVAPFSISVFAIFMFLQFFRSMPDDLIHAARLDGMSEIGIVARVIVPNAWPAVTAFAIFSVVAHWNDLYWPLIVITKQEYFTPPLGLMYFRAAEAGDDYGALMAATLIITLPLVAAFLLAQKRFVEGITMTGLKG